The Pyrus communis chromosome 12, drPyrComm1.1, whole genome shotgun sequence genomic sequence GGCTAGGTTGGCCAGAGTTTGCTCCTTATGATGCTATTCACGTCGGTGCAGCTGCACCAGAAATCCCACAACCACTTATTGACCAGCTGAGGCCTGGAGGCAGAATGGTGATTCCAGTGGGAAACATATTCCAGGATCTTAAGGTTGTGGACAAGGACTTGGATGGTTCTATCAGTGTCCGGGATGAAACTTCGGTTCGTTATGTTCCTCTCACAAACCGAGATGATCAGCTGCGAGGCTCGTGAGGCGCTATGTATTTCACCAACCGTCATAGCGATGCTCTATTCCATTCTCGGGTGCTACCAGCTCAATATTTGTGCACAGATAGATAGATAACGCTCTGGATTTTTCTCTGTAAATTCATCTAGTCTCAAGGGCATTCAAACTTTTGCCTGTTGGGAGATACATGACTTAAATAAGTAGTTTCTACTATGTTTTCCGTCGCGGCGGTTTTGTTTAGACCTTTAGTTCTTGAAATGAAATGATTCCACACAGAAATACAATGCAAATGGAAATATAGTGACATTCAAATGCTCCATTAGCGCTTCTTAACAGAATAGTAGCTAGTGTGAGTGTATAAAGTATTCACATAATTGTCGATATTTTTTTACGTGCCAATATTTTCGTTGAAGATCGATATAGAAAGGAGGTGAAATGAAAGCTTCACCTTATATCAGTTAAATAGAAAATCAAAGAACATCAACgatatttataaatttactaCATAAATTTTGCTGACATTTATTGCACATGtcaaacttttgaattttatttatttattaattttgactAAATTTGAATGAGTTATCTAATCTCATTgcaaattttcataaatttcgTCGAAGGCAACCAGATATTGATATCGATACATTCATTGATCTTTCCAActatatcgatattttaaacactgatAGTAAACACAAACAGTAGTTCCCCAAAATTTATGGAATCAAACTTGGACTCTATATATCGTTTTGGACTTGAACAATAATTCTACAAGTAGAAATCACAAAAACCTTGCTGAAAGCCGGCTAGCATGAACCTTATCTAATGAAAAAGGAACCAAAACGGAGCTTAGGTTTCATCCCGGCTACGTCAATAAGGACTGCGCCTTTGTCTTTCTTCTGCAACATTTACTCTGATCGCCCTCCCGTCGATACTCTGCAGGCACAAGCCAACTCAAGTAAGACGGTATTTAACTCATATTAAAACATGAACGACGCATCTCATTTGCGTAAAAAAAACCGTACATGAAGGTGGAAAATGTAAACGCTTAATACCTGTCCATCGAGTGCACCAATGGCATCATTCATTTCGCTTTCACTGGCCATTGTTACAAAGCCAAAACCACGGGATCGTCCAGTTTCTCTGTCAAAGACTACACGAGCCTCCACAACGCTACCATGTTCACTGAAAATTTGCTCCAGTTGAGGAGTATCCACATTCCATGGGAGGTTACCAACATAGATTCTAAAAGCAGATCCAAATGAACGGGGTGGGCGTTCTTGGCGTGTTCCTCTTGGGGCAGCCCTATTGACAGTCAAGAGCCTTCCATTTAAATCCTGTTCAAAGTATAAGACCACAAAAAATTAGAAGCAAAGAAACCTTAAAGTTAAAACATGCTATAAAATCCTTTTATTAATATGTGATATAATAGTATGGAAACATTGAGGGCAATACActtgaaaaatattgttattCATATGCACCCAGAAGTCGAACAAGAGCCAGAGGTTGATTGGAACCTATGAGCACCATGCTTTACTTCACTACCCATTGGGGAACCTACTGAGCACTACTCATGACACATGCAAGAAAGCACATATGGGAAGAATTTCAAGAGTTTCACCACAAATGTTCCACGATGCATTTCATACCTAACCTTTGCCAAGGGAATGACGGAATTGATTTGGCTACATGCAATGCCAGACATTGGCAACATCATAGGGCTTGATTTATGCTTTTATCTCAACTTATTTGGGCAACGAGGTAGCTGTAGATACTTTACCTCGGTGAGCTCTTTTCTATGTCAAGACTACTTTCTACAAATTTGCTTCTCTCCGTCTTAGGACGAATGACCTTGCAGGTCAGATGTAATAATGACAGTTAATATTTACAATGGATTTTCCAATTTTCCACTTTCCATGAATGGAAAATTACAATACATTCTCCTATTACCAGAAGTTATCTAGTACCTCTGAGAATTACCTTCAAGGTTACCACAATCCATACAAGctaaacaaatatataaccAATTGCTCATGACTACCTAGCAACAAGCTAAGGGTAAAGGTTCTGATGCGAAGCTTTCTTGGTTGCCCTAAGTTGATAGATGTTCCTCCATTACATCATTCGATCGAATGGAGAATAGAAACCAAAGTATAAGTGAGAGGAACAAAGGATTTTAGGCACCTGAATATTTGGGTTAAACCACCAGAACCTCAAAACAATACATCATCAACTACTCGCCGCAAACGTTGGCCACTTTCAGCCATCATTTCATTCTAGTTTACTTTATCATATCATATCGAAAGGTTCTATCCTTCTCGTATCGAGTCTTATTTCATTTCACATTCACATTCAGGCATAAAAATATACAAATCAAAATCACTAAAGAACCAACTTTAAGTTTCAAGAAGCGAAATTTATAAGCGACTTACATAACGACTGTAGAGTTCCACAGCCTTATCAGCTTCCTCAACAGTGCTCATAGTCACAAATCCAAACCCGCGACTCTGATCAGTGTCCCTGTTGTAAATAACCTACGAACAACAAAACAGAAACATAGAAACCTCAAACATCCGAACACCATCAGAACCGAAAGACACAAACTTTTGacgaaacaaatcaaaagaaattcaaagcctCACCTCAGCAACCTCGACAATTCCAGCCCTCTCAAAAAGCTCAGCCAATTTCTGACTATCAACGTCAAAAGGTAAATTCCCAACAAACACCTTGGCCTCCTCCGGTGGCTCGACATTCgactcctcctctctctcctcaaaGACCCCTCCTTCCTCGCTCTCGCTGCCCTCCGCGCCGTCAATGGTGAGCGTGTTGTCCTCTTGTCCCCAGTCCGAGGTCTGGGCCACTAAGGCGACGACGGAGGAGAAGTGGGGTTTGTTCCCGAGGGACAGCGGCGGCGAGAAGAACGAGGAAGAAGTGTAGGAGAGGTGGAGCTTGATGGGTTTGGAGGGAATTGAGAGAAATGGGTTGGTGGTTTTGGCGGCGGAGAGGTAAGGGAGGGAAACTAGGCATGAATCCGCCCTTGATAAGGTCTTGAATAGATTGGAAGTTGCAGAAGAAGCCATAGCCATTTTTTTTGtgggagaggagaggagaggagaggagatagggagagagagtgaaagGGTTTTAGGAGGAGAGCTGTGAGAGGATAAGGGTGGAGGGAGAGGTGCTAGAGGAGTAGGAAAGGAAAGAGGGGTTATTGGGaaaaaag encodes the following:
- the LOC137710634 gene encoding 28 kDa ribonucleoprotein, chloroplastic-like, whose protein sequence is MAMASSATSNLFKTLSRADSCLVSLPYLSAAKTTNPFLSIPSKPIKLHLSYTSSSFFSPPLSLGNKPHFSSVVALVAQTSDWGQEDNTLTIDGAEGSESEEGGVFEEREEESNVEPPEEAKVFVGNLPFDVDSQKLAELFERAGIVEVAEVIYNRDTDQSRGFGFVTMSTVEEADKAVELYSRYDLNGRLLTVNRAAPRGTRQERPPRSFGSAFRIYVGNLPWNVDTPQLEQIFSEHGSVVEARVVFDRETGRSRGFGFVTMASESEMNDAIGALDGQSIDGRAIRVNVAEERQRRSPY